A single Ziziphus jujuba cultivar Dongzao chromosome 11, ASM3175591v1 DNA region contains:
- the LOC107432915 gene encoding thioredoxin-like protein AAED1, chloroplastic — protein sequence MAAALHATLFANTLQPNRTTNYTSTREVPGPSPNRNLSFPVITNHFNEVPRFSPRQTRFVASAISGSPGIESSVADEEDVANLLDTVKVVGLNGVEIPISDLWKDRKAVIAFARHFGCVFCRKRADYLASKKEVLDASGVALVLIGPGSVDQAKTFYEQTKFKGEVYADPSHSSYEALRFVSGFTKTFTPKAGLKIIQLYMEGYRQDWKLSFEKDTVTRGGWQQGGIIVAGPGKTNISYIHKDKEAGDDPDIEEILKACCS from the exons ATGGCAGCAGCTCTCCATGCAACACTCTTTGCCAATACTCTCCAACCCAACAGGACCACCAATTACACTTCGACACGTGAAGTTCCAGGCCCATCTCCCAATCGCAACCTCAGCTTCCCTGTCATCACCAACCACTTCAACGAAGTACCCAGATTCTCTCCACGGCAGACCCGCTTCGTAGCCTCTGCAATATCTGGTTCTCCtg GGATTGAATCTTCCGTGGCCGATGAGGAAGATGTAGCAAATTTATTGGACACAGTAAAAGTGGTCGGCTTAAATGGAGTTGAAATCCCAATTTCTGATTTATGGAAAGATAGGAAAGCCGTTATTGCTTTTGCTCGCCATTTTGG ATGTGTCTTTTGTCGCAAACGTGCTGATTATCTTGCCTCCAAGAAG GAAGTATTGGATGCTTCTGGCGTTGCACTTGTTTTAATTGGACCTGGTAGCGTTGATCAG GCGAAAACGTTCTATGAGCAAACAAAATTCAAAGGAG AAGTTTATGCTGATCCTAGTCACTCATCGTATGAGGCATTAAGATTTGTTTCTGGGTTCACAAAAACTTTCACTCCCAAA GCAGGCCTTAAGATAATACAATTATACATGGAAGGTTATAGACAAGATTGGAAGCTTTCATTTGAAAAGGACACTGTAACCAGGGGTGGATG GCAGCAAGGTGGAATAATAGTCGCAGGTCCTGGGAAAACCAATATTTCGTACATTCACAAG